The following DNA comes from Papaver somniferum cultivar HN1 chromosome 4, ASM357369v1, whole genome shotgun sequence.
AGTGGTGGATTATGGAAGCTGATTTGAGACAATTTCAGGTAAAAATATCTACCACactttggttcatttggaaatacaGATGTTCGGTAGTTTTTGAGAAAATCCACCCAAACCCAGCCAATTTAATAGGACAAATAAATAGTTTCTTAAATTCCTCACCGTCGAATACCCTTCAAAGCAATaagaagaatcaaaagaaaatatcaatcaacaattctTGGTCCAACCTAAATTCAGATTGGATAATCTTCATTGATGCTTCTTATAAGAAAGAGGATTCATCGATGGGATACGCTTTCATCCTATATTATGCTGATGAAGAGACTTTCATGCATCTTTCTGCGGGTTCGGAGTGGGCAATGTCAGCTTTCCACGCAGAAGCAAAAGCCTTGCTAAAGGCAGTTACATGGTtaagagaaaatattttatcaagtgCGGTCATTGTAACTGACTGCAAAGCTTTGGCAGACAACTTAAACACGGTTATTACAGAATCTTCGTGATCGGCAGAAAATACCTTACAGGAAATAAGGATAATATTGGGCGATTTACCTCAAGCTAAAGTGAAATTTATAAAGAGAAAGAACAACAATGCAGCGGACTACATCGCTAAGGAGGCAAGGATTAAAAGGCTACAACACATGTCAGAAAACCTATACCAAAAAGTTCATAAATCTAGCATAGATTCTAattcttttgataaaaatgattttgtaAACCTACTGTACTACATTTGCTAGCTTTAATATACGATCtttcccatcaaaaaaaaaaaaatcctaatcaATAGTCGATTAAAATATTCAACTTAGTTGACCCAAGTCTACATAGAACAATATACAACTAATCAGAGATTATCCTTTCAGATTAGCCTAATTGATACACGCAAACACATCCCAAGTGTTTGCAAACAAAAGCATATACTTTTGTACTCCActcttaataaaaaaaagaaaaatttattttGGGTCTGagaaaaaccaaaataaagtaGAGAGAAATAATCAACGATCATGCCAGAGGAGAAAACGAGTATGGATTATGTAATGGAAGCAGCTTCTGGTGCACACTTCTCTGGTTTACGTGTAGATGGtcttcttcgttcttcttcttctttgtcttctccaacatcaacttcttctccacctccttcttcttcattatcgTCAACCATTACCGACTCTTCAAAGCAACCCTTTGTAATTGGTAAGTTATATCATACTTTTAAATCAATttaaacaaaaccctagtttcaatTTTTGTGTGGGTTCTGATTTTtactgataattttttttttcttgttttgggaatttttcttTGAATAGGAGTTTCAGGAGGTACTGCTTCTGGGAAAACTACAGTTTGTGATTTGATTATTCAACAACTTCATGATCATCGTGTTGTACTTGTTAATCAGGTAAAACTGATTATAAATTGAGCTTCAATTTCGAATGTAGTGTAGGTGTTTAATAAAATTACTGAAAAGATATTTTGCGCTTCTTTATTGGATAGGATTCATTTTATCGGGGTTTGACGGCTGAAGAATCTGAACATGTACATGAGTATAACTTCGATCATCCTGGTAATACATCACTGAAACTTAACAAATGTTGTTGTCGGACGATTACATTTTGATAAGACTTGGTAGTATCTGTTTATGTTGTTAACTCATTTAGTAGTTTATGTGCAGATGCATTTGATACTGAACAACTACTTGAGTGTGTTGGCAAACTGAAATGTGGCCAATCTGTTCATGTACCAATATATGATTTTAAGAACCATCGTCGATGTTCTGAGAGTTTCCGACAGGTATTTTATTTTTAACTTGATTGCTCGTCGTCTGGAAATTCTCTTATCCTTGGTGCACTCCAGTTGATTTGAGCTGTGGATGTGATGACCAGTCTTTCACGTATGTTAACTGTCTTATTCATACCCTAGGAAGATGTAAATCTTTGCGTGTGTAGACCACAAGTTTTTATAGAACTACATTGAGATAGTATTCTCTCTCATCTAGTTCATTCTGTAATGAATCATGCTCTACAGAAATAATGTTTTTTATGTTACTTACGAAGACAATCATTTTTCAGGTAAATGCATCTGATGTAATTATTTTGGAGGGGATATTGGTATTCCATGATCAGCGTGTCCGTAACTTGATGAATATGAAAATTTTCGTTGACACAGGTAAGTTTGCTCCTTGAGTCCATTTTCCAACATCATGACCTGTTATACTTAGGACACCTTTGTTATCTGTTAAAACAAATACTTAACCAAACTACGCTGTTGTTCTTCCCTGACTTCCCCATGCAACACATATTTGAGTTCTTAATTAGGTTTCCTAGGATAACTTGTGTCTGTTTTGAGACGTTTCCGATTCCATGCAACCCAGCTTGTGTTGTATAGCACAGTTATTTTTTCCATGTATCATATCAATCATTTCTGCTTGTCTCATGTTTGAGTCTTTATATGGTCAAATATTAGTACCCTTGCTATATGGTCTTTTCTGCATGTCTCATGTTTGAGTCTTAATATATTCATACATGGGTATCCTTGCTATGTTGTAAATTTGTAATGTCATTTAAGTGCAGTTTTCACCGTTTATTGTCTCGTGTACAACCCTTGTTTACCATACTGATTAATCTGTGATTGTTCAACCTAGATGCTGATGTCAGGCTTGCTCGAAGAATAAGGCGTGACACTGTTGAGAGAGGAAGAGATGTAAACTCTGTTCTTGAACAGGCAAGTGCCAATTGTACTAGTTTAGATTTCTTCTTAATCTTTTGTACCTTCTCAAGATTTTCTGTTTGATACGCGATGTGAAATTTCATTGTTCTTTTCTACCAAATATGGTATTTGCTCCAAATATCTCGATTACACAGGTGGATAATCTTATTTGCAGTTATCACTACCaaggttacatttttttttttttgattagttAACTCACTCCCGATTTTCACCACCGTTTCTTCATGGGTGTTTTATACATGCCGCATATTAGTGTTGTCCTTCTATTTTCCCCACTCTgctttattttttgttgtttttagttgTCGTGCACAAAATACTAAACTCCTGCATGACGGCTAACATCCGACTGCTCCTTAATCTTTATCTCTGATACCTTATTGTGTAAGAAATTTCATTTTTGACTGTGCAGTATTCAAAGTTTGTCAAGCCTGCTTTTGATGATTTTGTTCTACCGTCGAAGAAATATGCAGATGTGATCATACCGCGAGGAGGTGATAATCATGTTGCAGTTGATCTGATTGTGCAACATATCCACACAAAGCTTGGTCAGCATGATCTATGCAAAATATATCCAAACGTATATGTCATTCAATCAACATTCCAGGTACCGTTCATCTTGTTCAGCACTGCTCGTTTATTTGTAGGATTTTGGTTCCGAGATGGAAACATATAGGCATATATTCTTTAGCATTCAAAATTCCAAATTGATCATGTTGTTTTAATCAGTCAGTGTGCACCTTGGGATAAATGACCAAGAAAATTGGAAAGACAAGATGCACTTTTGGTCTCTATGATTCTAGAGTGTGCATTCAATAGGAGATCTTGGATCGAATCAATATTGATGCATTAGTCACTTGTTAAAGCAGATGTGCTGACATGCACTTTTAACCATTGATATATAAATTGGAATGACCTTGGATGCTTATCCGGCATGATTTTAAA
Coding sequences within:
- the LOC113276593 gene encoding uridine kinase-like protein 1, chloroplastic: MPEEKTSMDYVMEAASGAHFSGLRVDGLLRSSSSLSSPTSTSSPPPSSSLSSTITDSSKQPFVIGVSGGTASGKTTVCDLIIQQLHDHRVVLVNQDSFYRGLTAEESEHVHEYNFDHPDAFDTEQLLECVGKLKCGQSVHVPIYDFKNHRRCSESFRQVNASDVIILEGILVFHDQRVRNLMNMKIFVDTDADVRLARRIRRDTVERGRDVNSVLEQYSKFVKPAFDDFVLPSKKYADVIIPRGGDNHVAVDLIVQHIHTKLGQHDLCKIYPNVYVIQSTFQIRGMHTLIRDREISKHDFVFYSDRLIRLVVEHGLGHLPFTEKQVVTPTGSVYTGVDFCKKLCGVSIVRSGESMENALRACCKGIKIGKILIHRDGDNGQQLIYEKLPKDISERHVLLLDPVLATGNSANQAIELLIRKGVPESHIIFLNLISAPEGIHCVCKRFPALKIVTSEIDEALNDEFRVIPGLGEFGDRYFGTDD